One window of the Candidatus Microbacterium colombiense genome contains the following:
- a CDS encoding alpha-L-glutamate ligase has protein sequence MTAEPRVYVIHENAEWFPPFAAAFEAEGVPAQEWLLTDGSIDLSAEPPAGVFWSRLSASAHTRDHGDSKEYGRAVLRWLEASGRTVVNGSGVLELEVSKAAQHAALQRAGIVVPQTVAVFGTAALKERAREFSAPFISKHNQGGKGLGVRRHDSHDEFDAWVDGPEFEPSPDGITLLQENLFAAAPFVTRVEFAGGEFVYAVRVDTSAGSFELCPAEACALPGADGVEPEPLFRIREEITAEHPLVQQYLAFLRDAGITVAGIEFIETVDGRLVTYDVNTNTNYNPDVEATSPASGPRTIAQYLGGLLVRDAEPVPA, from the coding sequence ATGACTGCTGAGCCCCGCGTGTACGTGATCCACGAGAACGCCGAATGGTTCCCGCCGTTCGCCGCGGCCTTCGAGGCCGAAGGCGTGCCGGCGCAGGAGTGGCTGCTGACCGACGGGTCGATCGACCTGTCGGCGGAGCCGCCCGCCGGAGTGTTCTGGTCGCGGCTCAGCGCCTCGGCGCACACGCGCGACCACGGCGACTCGAAGGAGTACGGCCGTGCGGTGCTGCGCTGGCTCGAGGCATCGGGTCGAACGGTCGTCAACGGCAGTGGCGTGCTCGAGCTCGAGGTGAGCAAGGCCGCGCAGCATGCGGCGCTGCAGCGCGCGGGCATCGTCGTGCCGCAGACGGTCGCCGTGTTCGGCACCGCGGCCTTGAAGGAGCGCGCGCGGGAGTTCTCGGCCCCATTCATCAGCAAGCACAACCAGGGCGGCAAGGGCCTGGGCGTGCGCCGCCACGACAGCCACGACGAGTTCGACGCCTGGGTCGACGGGCCGGAGTTCGAGCCCTCGCCCGACGGCATCACGCTGCTGCAGGAGAACCTCTTCGCGGCCGCTCCCTTCGTCACGCGGGTCGAGTTCGCCGGAGGGGAGTTCGTCTACGCGGTGCGCGTCGACACCAGCGCCGGCAGCTTCGAGCTGTGCCCGGCCGAGGCCTGCGCGCTTCCCGGGGCTGACGGGGTGGAGCCGGAGCCGCTGTTCCGCATCCGCGAGGAGATCACGGCGGAGCACCCGCTCGTGCAGCAGTACCTGGCCTTCCTGCGGGACGCCGGGATCACGGTCGCCGGCATCGAGTTCATCGAGACCGTCGACGGACGCCTCGTCACTTACGACGTGAACACCAACACGAACTACAACCCCGACGTCGAGGCGACATCACCTGCCTCGGGCCCGCGCACGATCGCGCAGTACCTCGGCGGGTTGCTGGTGCGCGACGCGGAGCCCGTTCCGGCCTGA
- a CDS encoding superoxide dismutase, translating to MSIPYTLPELPYDFSALEPHISGKIMELHHSKHHQAYVTGANTALEQLAAARESGNLAPVNKLEKDLAFNLGGHINHSVFWQNLSPEGGGNPEGELEAALADEFGSIDAFRAHFTATALGVQGSGWAVLAWDSLGERPVIFQLFDQQGNAPLGVTPLLQLDVWEHAYYLDYLNVRADYVKAFWNIVNWADVQRRFAAARTATQGLIVGH from the coding sequence ATGTCCATTCCCTACACGCTCCCCGAGCTCCCCTACGACTTCTCGGCGCTGGAGCCGCACATCTCCGGCAAGATCATGGAGCTGCACCACTCCAAGCACCACCAGGCCTACGTCACGGGTGCGAACACCGCGCTCGAGCAGCTCGCCGCCGCGCGCGAGTCGGGCAACCTGGCCCCCGTCAACAAGCTCGAGAAGGACCTCGCGTTCAACCTCGGCGGACACATCAACCACTCCGTGTTCTGGCAGAACCTGTCGCCGGAGGGCGGCGGGAACCCCGAGGGCGAGTTGGAAGCCGCACTGGCGGACGAGTTCGGTTCGATCGACGCGTTCCGCGCGCACTTCACCGCCACGGCACTCGGCGTGCAGGGCTCCGGTTGGGCCGTGCTCGCCTGGGACAGCCTGGGCGAGCGCCCGGTGATCTTCCAGCTGTTCGACCAGCAGGGCAACGCCCCGCTCGGCGTCACGCCGCTGCTGCAGCTCGACGTGTGGGAGCACGCCTACTACCTCGACTACCTCAACGTGCGCGCCGACTACGTCAAGGCGTTCTGGAACATCGTGAACTGGGCCGACGTGCAGCGTCGGTTCGCCGCGGCCCGCACGGCCACGCAGGGCCTCATCGTCGGCCACTGA
- a CDS encoding flavin reductase family protein, with protein sequence MSTPPPFVPTPSEVGEGLKAAFRTHPAGVAIITASTPEGPVGLTASSVASVAVDPAAIVFSVTRATGSAGAILSAGSFVVHLIDDEHSALAQNFAVSGADRFTPEQGWSTLPTGEPHLDTARAALRCRALQTVPVGTSTVVIAEVLEVIAGPQGRPVVYFDRRFHALSSDYAI encoded by the coding sequence ATGAGCACGCCGCCCCCGTTCGTGCCCACCCCGTCGGAAGTCGGCGAAGGGCTCAAGGCCGCGTTCCGGACCCACCCCGCCGGCGTCGCGATCATCACCGCATCCACGCCCGAGGGGCCGGTCGGACTGACCGCGTCGAGCGTCGCATCCGTCGCGGTCGACCCGGCGGCGATCGTGTTCTCGGTCACCCGGGCGACCGGTTCGGCCGGGGCGATCCTCTCGGCCGGCTCGTTCGTCGTGCACCTGATCGACGACGAGCACTCCGCACTGGCCCAGAACTTCGCCGTCAGCGGGGCGGATCGATTCACCCCCGAACAGGGCTGGAGCACGCTGCCGACCGGCGAGCCGCACCTCGACACCGCCCGCGCCGCTCTGCGCTGCCGCGCGTTGCAGACCGTTCCGGTCGGCACCTCGACCGTCGTGATCGCCGAGGTGCTCGAGGTCATCGCGGGTCCACAGGGGCGTCCGGTCGTGTACTTCGATCGCCGCTTCCACGCGCTGTCCTCCGACTACGCCATCTGA
- the soxR gene encoding redox-sensitive transcriptional activator SoxR, with product MSAENELDHPAHTADESLTIGEMTRRTGVAASALHFYEKLGLIASTRTAGNQRRYPRHMLRRVSLVTVAKRLGIPLSDVQSAFADVPLTETPTHADWQRASRRWKRELEKRREGIERLERELTGCIGCGCLSMKACGLLNPDDALGTQGAGPQRLRDE from the coding sequence ATGTCCGCGGAGAACGAGCTCGATCACCCCGCGCACACCGCCGACGAGTCCTTGACGATCGGCGAGATGACGCGGCGCACCGGGGTCGCGGCATCCGCTCTGCACTTCTACGAGAAGCTCGGCCTGATCGCCTCCACCCGCACCGCGGGAAACCAGCGCCGATACCCGCGGCACATGCTGCGACGGGTCTCGCTCGTCACGGTCGCCAAGCGCTTGGGCATCCCGCTGTCGGATGTGCAGAGCGCGTTCGCCGACGTGCCGTTGACCGAGACCCCCACGCACGCCGACTGGCAGCGCGCCTCACGTCGATGGAAACGCGAGCTCGAGAAGCGCCGCGAGGGGATCGAGCGTCTGGAGCGCGAACTGACCGGATGCATCGGCTGCGGGTGCCTGTCGATGAAGGCGTGCGGCCTGCTCAACCCCGACGACGCCCTCGGCACGCAGGGCGCCGGCCCGCAGCGCCTCCGCGACGAGTAG
- a CDS encoding ferredoxin family protein, producing the protein MTYVIALPCVDVKDRACIDECPVDCIYEGERSLYIHPDECVDCGACEPVCPVEAIFYEDDLPDEWQDYYKANVEFFEDIGSPGGAAKIGMIAHDHPFIAALPPQEGAE; encoded by the coding sequence ATGACCTATGTGATCGCTCTGCCCTGTGTCGACGTGAAGGATCGCGCCTGCATCGATGAGTGTCCGGTCGACTGCATCTACGAGGGCGAGCGCTCGCTGTACATCCACCCGGACGAATGCGTCGACTGCGGAGCCTGCGAACCCGTGTGCCCCGTCGAGGCCATCTTCTACGAAGACGACCTGCCCGACGAGTGGCAGGACTACTACAAGGCGAATGTCGAGTTCTTCGAGGACATCGGCTCGCCCGGCGGCGCCGCCAAGATCGGCATGATCGCCCACGACCACCCGTTCATCGCGGCGCTCCCGCCGCAGGAAGGAGCGGAATGA